Within Kutzneria chonburiensis, the genomic segment TGGTTGCGCTCGACCGCGCCTCGGTTCGGCGCCGCGGCCGTCAGAAAGCTCACCGTGTACGGCTGGTTGAGCAGGCCGCCCCGGTCGTCGCGGAACACCGGCACGTCGGGGGAGTAGATCACCCGGTCGCTGTAGGTGAGGTCCTCGTGCGCGCGGTGGTGCGCGTAGAAGTCGCCGGCCTTCAGCTGATACGGGTACAGCGCCGAGCTGCGGGCGATGCTTTCCTCCTGGGCCTGCGCCCCGTTCAGGAAGCCGCCGCCCGGATTCCGGGCCGAGGCGAAGACCAGGGCCGCCGCGTTCGGCAGCCGCCGGGCCGCCTGGAGCGTCGACTCGTTCGTCACGTCGATCACGGGCAGCGATTGCCGCTCCGGCCGGTCCAGGGGCTCATCCGGCCGGTACAGCCGGGTGCGGTCCGGCTCGACGGTGATCTC encodes:
- a CDS encoding TIGR02452 family protein, producing the protein MREKLRATAAETVAICDRGWYETATGRAEITVEPDRTRLYRPDEPLDRPERQSLPVIDVTNESTLQAARRLPNAAALVFASARNPGGGFLNGAQAQEESIARSSALYPYQLKAGDFYAHHRAHEDLTYSDRVIYSPDVPVFRDDRGGLLNQPYTVSFLTAAAPNRGAVERNQPERTHHIPAILRRRAARVLQVAAAHGHTRLVLGAWGCGVFGNDPITVSRAFRAAIDENRFFEHVVFAVLGTQNLAAFTESLR